From the Pseudomonas monsensis genome, the window CGCGCCCATGTAATCGCGTTTACCCACTTCAACACCGTTGTGACGCAGCAGTGCGTAGGTGGTGGTGACGTGGAAGAAGAACTGCGGCAGGCCGTAGGTCAGCAGATAAGCCTGACCGCTGAAGCGCTTCTCTTTCGGCGTGCCCGGACGGGTCACGATCTCGATGCCTTCCTTGCCATTGATCTGCTCAGGCTTGATCTCGCCGATGAAGGCCAGAACCTTGGCGATCAGCGCTTGCAGCTCGGCGAAGGTGGTTTCGCTGTCGTCGTACTTCGGCAACTCGACTTCGGCCAGACGCGCGGAAACGCCTTTGGCGAAATCAACGGCGATCTGGACCTGACGGATCAGCGGAAACATGTCCGGGTACAGGCGTGCCTGCAGGAAAGCGTTCGGGTCGATGTTTTTCTCGGTGGCGTGGGCTTCAGCCTTCTTCAGCACATCGCTCATGGCGTTGAGCATTTGTTGAAAAACCGGGACAGATGCGGCGTACAGGGAAATGGTCATGGCAGTCTCGTGTGATGGCTGGGTGGAACGTGGAGGCGATTATAGCCATGCTTGATGACCGCACGGCTTGCCTTTTGTTTGGCAAGGATTAGGCTAGGCGCCTTCGACTGCAGAGGGAACGCGCGATGACCACAGAACTTGAAGCAACCTTCGACGAGCCACGGCTCAACGCCACGGAAATCCGCATTCTCGGTGCGCTGATCGAGAAACAGGCGACCAGCCCGGAAACCTATCCGCTGACGCTCAATGCACTGGTACTCGCGTGCAACCAGAAAACCAGCCGGGAACCGGTGATGAACCTGACCCAGGGCCAGGTCGGCCAGAGCCTGCGTGCCCTTGAGGGCCGTGGTTTCGCCAAGCTGGTGATGGGCAGTCGTGCCGACCGTTGGGAGCACAAGGTCGACAAGGCGCTGGAACTGGTGCCAGCCCAGGTGGTGCTCAGCGGACTGATGTTTCTGCGTGGCCCGCAAACCGTCAATGAGCTGCTGACACGCAGCGGCCGCATGCATGACTTTGAAGATGCCGAGCAAGTGGTGCACCAGCTCGAGCGCCTGATCGCACGCGGACTGGCGGTGCTGATCCCGCGTCAGGCCGGGCAGCGCGAAGACCGTTACACCCATGCGCTGGGCGATCCGGCAGACATCGAGGCGATCATGGCAGCGCGGCAGAATCCGCAGGAACGTGCGGGCACAGGCGTTTCCGTAGAACGCATCGAAGAGCTGGAAGCGCGAATTGCTGCGCTGGAAGAACGCCTGGCACGCCTCGAATAAACACAGCAGTTTTACGGTGGGAGCGAGCCCGCTCCCACCGCCTGCTGGCGATCAGGCCCGCCCGCTCAGCGAAACAATCAGCTCCGTGCGAAATTCACCGCCGCCGCAAACTGCTCCTCCGTCGGCCGCACCCCGGTGTACAGCACAAACTGCTCCAGCGCCTGGATCGCAATCACTTCCAGCCCGGTAATCACCCGCTTGCCTTCAGCGCGAGCACGCACGATCAGCGGCGTTTCTGACGGGATCGCCACCACATCGAACACCGTGTCCGCCGCGTTGATCACTTCAGGTTCGAACGCCAGTTGCCCCGCCTCCGGCCCGCCATCCATCCCCACCGGTGTGACATTGATCAGCATCTGCGGGCGCTCATCGCCCAGTTCGGCTTGCCAGCGATAGCCCAGCGATTCGGCCAGTGCCCGCCCGGCGCGCTCGTTACGGGCGACGATCAAGCCGTTTTTATAGCCACCGTCGCGCAAGGCAATGGCCACCGCTTTGCCCATGCCGCCACTGCCGCGCAAGGCAAAAGTCGAATCCTTGGGCACGGCGTGGGTTTCCAACAGTTGCGCAACCGCAATGTAATCGGTGTTGTAGGCCTTGAGATGGCCTTGGGTGTTGACGATGGTGTTGATCGACTGGATCGCCGCCGCCGACGCGTCCAACTCATCGACCAATGCGATGCAGGCTTCCTTGAACGGCATCGACACGCCGCAACCGCGAATGCCCAAGGCGCGAATGCCGCCGACTGCGCCGGGCAGGTCTTGGCTGCTGAACGCCTTGTAGTAGAAGTTCAGGCCCAACTGCTCATACAAATGATTATGAAAACGCAGACCGAAATTCCCCGGCCGGCCGGACAGGGACATGCACAGCTGGGTGTCTTTGTTCGGGTTCATCTGCATGAAATCTCTCCTTCAAACGCACTTTCGGATGGACGGGATTAGCCAGCCCATCAGGTTCTGAACGATCATAGCGGCCTGTTTTAAACGTGTGCCGCGGCCAGCGCATGGCCCAGTAAAGAAGCCGGTACAGACCTTACACAAAATTTACCCAGCGGCTGTGCTGATTTTCCGAATTTCGCTGTCTTAGAGATATCCCCGCGACAACTGTGGGCCTGGTGCAGGCCCCGATGCCGGGTTGAAGAACCGAGGAATTATCATGATTCGTAAACTCCCTATCGTCGCCCTGCTGATCGGTGCCTTTGCTGTCACAGGGCAAGCAGAAGCCCATGGCGGTGGCTGGCAGGGGCCGGCAGTGTTTGGCGCAATCGTCGGCTCGGCCATCATCGGTTCGGCGCTTATCAACCAGGATCGCCCGGTTTATGTGCAACAGGCGCCGGTGTATGCGCCGCCACCGGTCTATGTGCAGCAACCACCGCCACCGGTCTACTACCAGCCAGCGCCGGTGTATGTGCAACAACCGGTGTACGTGCAACCGGCTCCGGTGTATTACGGCCCGCCGCGTGGCTATTACGGTCGCCCGCACTATTACGGTGGCCCACGCTGGTAACCGAAAACAAAGAGCCCCGCTTTATAGAGCGGGGCTTTTTTATGACCGCCGGTCGGCCAGGGTCTGAAAAAATCTCGCCAAGGTCGCTGTGGAGACAGTCTCACCCGCTAAAGTCGGCATGATGGTTGCGAGCGTTATGGTCTTTTGCACACAACGGTCATCTTTTTGTCATGACGGAACCGCAATCTGAATCCGTCCGCAAACAACAGGTTGATAAGAACAAGGACGATTACATGCCTACACAAAACCCGCACCGCATTGTCGGCCTCTGCACCTCCAGCAAGGTGTACAGCGCCCTGACCGAGCTCAAGCACCTTGAAGGTCACCGTTGTGCCAAGTTTCTCTCGCTACTGACGGAGAACCTCGTGCACAAGGGCTTGCTCAACGAGCGCGAGGTCATGCACATGCTCGATCAAGTGGTCGATTGATCAGCCCTCAACGGCATCAATGACTACTATCGAAAGCGTTGATTGTCCCTGCAACCGTTGAATCCCTAAGGTAGCCCCATCGTTTGATGGAGGTCCTTGTCATGGCTCAGGTTCAAATCATGTCCGTTATCGGCAGCGCCGTTCCCGCCGCGCTCAGAGCGTCGGGCCTGCTCGCCTGCTGGTATCTGGTGCGCGATGGCGAGCCGATCAGCGGCCCGCTCACCTCGCTGCCGGCGGCGCAGGCCTTGTCGCAGAAAATCGTTGGCGAGCCGTTTCAAGCCTAAGGCAACTGGACTTTCGGTTTGGTCTCGATGAACAGCGCCCAACTGGACATGAACAGGGCCGCGATCAACGGGCCAATGACAAAGCCGTTGAGACCGAACACCGCGAGGCCACCAAGGGTCGAGATCAGGATCAAGTAATCGGGCATACGCGTGTCCTTGCCCACCAGAATCGGGCGCAGCACGTTGTCGACCAAGCCGATCACAAACACCCCGAACAACGCCAACACCACGCCTTGCCAAATCATCCCGCTGAGCAGGAAATACACCGCCACCGGCGCCCAGACAATCCCCGCCCCCACCGCCGGCAACAGCGACAGAAAGCCCATCAGCACGGCCCACAGCAGTGCGCTGGGGATGTCGAGAAACCAGAAAATCGCCCCGCCCAATGCGCCCTGAGTGACCGCTACCACCAGGTTGCCCTTCACCGTTGCGCGCACTACCCGGTTGAACTTCAACTGCAAACGCCGTTTGTGACTCTCTTCCAGCGGTA encodes:
- a CDS encoding shikimate 5-dehydrogenase; the protein is MQMNPNKDTQLCMSLSGRPGNFGLRFHNHLYEQLGLNFYYKAFSSQDLPGAVGGIRALGIRGCGVSMPFKEACIALVDELDASAAAIQSINTIVNTQGHLKAYNTDYIAVAQLLETHAVPKDSTFALRGSGGMGKAVAIALRDGGYKNGLIVARNERAGRALAESLGYRWQAELGDERPQMLINVTPVGMDGGPEAGQLAFEPEVINAADTVFDVVAIPSETPLIVRARAEGKRVITGLEVIAIQALEQFVLYTGVRPTEEQFAAAVNFARS
- a CDS encoding YceH family protein — protein: MTTELEATFDEPRLNATEIRILGALIEKQATSPETYPLTLNALVLACNQKTSREPVMNLTQGQVGQSLRALEGRGFAKLVMGSRADRWEHKVDKALELVPAQVVLSGLMFLRGPQTVNELLTRSGRMHDFEDAEQVVHQLERLIARGLAVLIPRQAGQREDRYTHALGDPADIEAIMAARQNPQERAGTGVSVERIEELEARIAALEERLARLE
- a CDS encoding DUF1993 domain-containing protein, whose product is MTISLYAASVPVFQQMLNAMSDVLKKAEAHATEKNIDPNAFLQARLYPDMFPLIRQVQIAVDFAKGVSARLAEVELPKYDDSETTFAELQALIAKVLAFIGEIKPEQINGKEGIEIVTRPGTPKEKRFSGQAYLLTYGLPQFFFHVTTTYALLRHNGVEVGKRDYMGAF